The following nucleotide sequence is from Salvelinus namaycush isolate Seneca chromosome 23, SaNama_1.0, whole genome shotgun sequence.
GAAAAGGCCAGGTGATCCAGAGCATCTTCCAGAGTTCCCTCATTCTCTGGACTCCATTCCCCCCCTGCCCCTCGGAACAGACGCACTGACTCCTCCAGCCACTGCACTGAGTGGTAGTAGTCCTCCAGCTCATAGGCAACCTGCAATACAACAACAGGATGTTAGCATTAGAAAACAACAGAAAGATTTTATAATGAGAAATTGAGACACATTATTTTCCTGAACAGTCATATACCCATACTTGGAAATGTTTATCTGTAATCAAAACTTATGTTGGAAGGAAAGAGTAAACacattttaaagcattgtaaatATAATTCTCTTGTATCTAGAGCTGAAGAGAAGATAGCCACGTAAAGTACATGTAGCACTATGATTGTTGATGGTGGCTGCGGCTTTGTACACGCCCCGGAAATGGGAGAAATAAAGCTAACTCTTAGCTTACCCTGCTGGTTTTAACGACTGGGTTTTAGCCACCATAAAAGCGCAGTTGTAGAACTGTTACTGTATGCTGACTCACAACACCCCAAACGGAGCATCTGTTTACACATGATCACAGTCAGATAATCTTGGTGTTAACAAAAGTGAAGCAAACGCCCCTACTCCACATTCTTAGACTTCCCTAAACAGAGATTATGATTTTCCACACTGTCTCTCCCACACAGTGCACCTTGTGCACTGCCACTGTACATAAACAATAGGATCCATTGTGAAGTGACTCAACATGAGGAAGACTTTTCCGTGTCCCAAATGTTACCCTATTCTctttatattgcactacttttgactaggacaTATAGAaatctggtcaaatgtagtgcagtaaatagggaataggctgccatatGGAATGCACATCATGCACCCTTTTCAAATTTGTCTGAGAGAGCACTCCGGTCTTGTCATTCTATATCAATCCCCCTGACACACACGAAGAGGACTTTACTCCATCTCTAACCACAGAGTATGACAGGCTCAGAACAAAACTGTGTTTTATGGTCTTCTGCTAATGCTAATTAGGGAAGCCAGATCTCACAGCACCATCTGCCCAGCAGGCTAGCACTCCTCCTGTTAcatgccctcctcctctccatgacTCCAACAGCACATCTCCAGTTGACACTTTATAGAGTGCAATGTGAGCAGGGATTACCTTTTGGTCGCACCCCATAGTGAGTGGATGCAAAAAGGAAATGAAGTAAAATGAACCCATAAAGGCTACGTCCcttttctccacccttttccaGAAGTGTGTACTTGCACAATAcccatcatggatttaaaaaCATGGTATAGGATGAACTTTAATGTCCCCAATGGGAAAATGGTCTTGAACACACAGTACTGCTGTATACAAAAGACACTGTACATGACACAATAACATAAGACATACATTGTACATTACCCTTATCATACACACTTCTCATATagccatatactgtacataatacATATAGAACATTCCCTTATTCAGTCAGTGGAGTACTATTGTCGTTCAGGTATGATGGACATGGGAATGAATGAGCGCTTATACCAGTTCATTTTACACGTGGGATTTGTGTAATCTTTGGCTGGAGGGAAATTCCATCATTGTTAGATCCACGCGAGAcagtgtgcaagtgcacacttcaggagaagggtggagaatcAGGCACCGCCAATGATTAAATGGGTGAGTTATTGGTGGCTTACCTTCCCAACTAGGAAGCAATCATCCCCAGAAAGAGGAACAGATACTGTGGGACTGTAGATGTCAATGGGGTTGCCGTCAGTGATCCTCTGGAAGTGACCTCTCACAAGTCCCCCCACTTGAAGGGCATACACATCCTGCAGCCTCATCAGCCCCTTGGCAGCCCCCTGAAGGTCCTCCAGTTTGGGCAAGCTgccctccttctccacctcctcgtAACCAGACCTGAAGTCTGAAACACAAAAAGGGGGAATGAGTGGGAGTGAGGTAATGATAGGACACAAGAAGCAGGGATGGAGCTTTGACAAACTTAGGTCCCAGGTGATGTCAGTTGTAAGGACCAGATGTGTTTTTAAAGAGAGTCAAACAACCTTGGGTGTTTTCTTGTGCTTCATCACTGTAGATCAGATTCCGCCACTCGGATTGCAAGCGCTTGATAAGAGTGAACGCCACCAAGGGGTTTGCCATAGCAGCTGACGGTCCACTGTACACCTCACTGTGCAAGTCTGATACCTTTGCATAAAACCTGCAGAAAGAGTCTACAAGTATTATACGTTTAGAGAGAATATAGGTGATATCATGATAGGGGAGACAACCATGCAATGCAATGATATATGCATGAGGCTTTCCATGGACATTCTTCTCCTAAACTAGTATAGAACTCATCTTGAGTTTATGATAGGCTTTAGAAAACTTAACATTAGTAAATTAGTCATTTTAAATGTTAAGTTTCTTCTAAAGTTACCTACACGGATGGAGGCGATTCATCGATGGCATATGTTCCGCAAGGAATACAACGCCATAAGTAAGACGATAACAGTAACCTATCATGAAATTGTATGGAATATAATAAAGGACACATAGTCCAAACTTAGAAACAATTATTTATCTCTAttttttctctgtctccctctaaaACCACCCACTCCGAAGCCTTAATAATTAAGCCTACAATACAAGTGGTAGTCTATCAAGCGTGCATCATGACAACATTCCCTGTCTGGTACTCACCTTTTGATGTCTTCAAGTCTCTCCGATTCGTGTTCGATGTAAGTTTCTAAATGATCAATAAGTTGTCTTTCAACATTGATGGCTTGTTTTACGTTCAATAATGACGTATACATCTCACCAAAAGATAACGGCATCAAAATGACACTGATTATAACACAGGCTGAGTAAATGGATTTGAAATAATATAGCATTTTGCGCGCGTATGATCCCCTCGATTATGTTTAAAATGTTGCCTATGCTTGTGCTAGATTTTTTGTAAACTCTAATCTACAATGGTTCTTGCTGTCAATGTATAAAGTGTAGCGCAGTTTCTTGTTTGAAACCACTCAAGCCTGCCCTACGGGAAAGCTGCGCTCGGTCCTGCGGTTCTGTGTAAATCTCTGCAATGTTCTTTCTCAACAGCGCGCGCCGGTCACACCTGAGACATCAGCTTTCACCACTACACATGATCTGTCATCCGGAGGAATAGTTCAACAATGCCTATCTCATATATGAAGTTGCATGATTAATGAACAATCATATTACATTAGGTAGTTTAGGAAAACTGTATTTGCTCAAAATGTATTGCAACAGTTTGCACTTTGGAATTGTGATGCGTGAATGTGCCCAGTCCCTGCCTTCCACTTATATAATAGTTTCGTTAAATTGTTTTATAATAACTCAGAATATCAAATAATCGAACCCTTATTGCTTTAGCTATCAATGTTTTCATTTCGCCAAAGAAACTGAACGTCTTCCTGTGGGCGCACATTCATCCAGTGCGGTAACCCAAGTTGGACCACTTGATACATGTGGAATTATAGTGACATCTAGCGTACAAGTTTACGATATCTCAAAGTATTTTGAAGCAATCTTCTCTATTCCAAACAAGCCTCTGTGTTTGAagaaaaatgtacagttttgttaGGTAGTAACCAACGAATCTAAGTTTTTAAAGGACACCAGCTTTATAATGATACAATGGCTGTCATCCAGCCAAGGTTTTACTCTTTTAATGAACTAACATATACAGGCTACTAGTCTGTACATTGATTTGACAAGTGGCTCCGCTTCAGGACCAGTTCATTTGACCCTGGGCTTGGTGGCTGGGGCTCTGGGGCTGatcctgtgtctgtgtgagcaGCACAGGACAGCCCCCCTCATGTAGCCTCTTAGGGACTCATCTCTCAGGCCGTAGATGAGCGGGCTGAGGAAGCGCGGCAGTAGGATGAAGCAGAAGTAGTTGAAGAAGGAGATGTGCTCTTGCAGCCAGCCGGCCTGCATACTGATGCGGCTCTCTGTGACCGGGTGGGTGAAGGCGATCATGCACAGCAGCAGCTGAAAACCGTGGAGCAGCACTGTGTGCATGGCCTTGCCCACCGACGCCCGGTCCTGACGCATCTTCCTGGTCTCCAGCAGGATCCTCATGTAGGTGAACATGATGATGGCCGCCACCACAGCAAAGAACAGACCGTTGAGCGACACCTTGAACAGTGTCTGGACGGGGGATGAGTTGAGGACCACGGTTTTGCAGAGCACCGGGGTGGAGAGGACGTTCATGCCAGGCTTAGTCTCTCCCAGGGAGAAGTCCACAATAGGCAGGATGCAGCTGACCAGCCACAGGCTCAGGATGATGATCCAGATGCGGTCAGCGCGCCAGGCAGCCGGGCGCTGCAGAGGGTAGAAGATGGCCACGTAGCGCTCCAGGGACATAGCTGCCAGGATCAGAGGGGTGTTCTGGAaggtggaggtggagaagaaGAGTAGAGGTGCACAGTATACGATGGCAAACTTCACATTGCCCATgacaaagaggaagaggaggacagaggagaggagctggagaGTGTCATTGATCAGCATGTAGGCAAACAGGATGTAGCGGGAGTTGTCCAGGAAATGTCTGTGGGAGGCAAACGTGTGCAGCATGACCACGATGCAGTAGAGGAAGATGCAGAAGAAGGGGATCACCACACACACCTTGATTATCACAGACAGGCTCTTCTGTGAGTTGGTGGCATTGCCTGGAAGGTCGGTCAGATTCTGCATTTTTCAATGTAGCCTGCTTGAGGAATGGTCGATGTCTGCAAATCTGAAATGTTGTGGAAAACAGACTTGATATGCACACAGAAAAATTTATGACAATATACATGATCCCAAAGATGAATAAGATACCATGAACTAACCTCAACTTGTCCTCTGATGGAGAAAGTAAAGGTTTGGGAGGGATGGATTGTggatttttatacattttctcCATAACATCACCATGATACAAAACATCTCTGGGAAGAGGCATTTCCTTATTCTAAATGTTTTGACAGTGTCTTGATTTCTCAAGGGATAAATTAATTTCATTCCATTCTCAAAGTGCATTATGTTCATAATTATTGCTCAAGTTCCTCAACAGGGAAAAGGTCTAATAGGTGCTTAACTTTTACTTAGGGAACTCTTCAAAATACCTAATTAGAACAACTAATTAGAAGTAATGATTGTTTGTTCTGACGATTTGAGCCATTATGTGGACCATGCAAGAATCAAATCTACAACACTTGCAAGCACCTTGTCCAACCATTAGCTATTAGAGCCATCTTTACTCAGATTAACTgattaaaaaaaacagttttcacAATAGTGCAAAATCATATAGGCCATTTAGTCACTTTAAAATGGTGATCACATTTGATGAACTATGGGCTCTATTTAATCAACACCAGTTCAAATTTTCCTGGATAAGTCAGGCACATTATCTCTGTGCAGGGACAAAAGCATGTCTGAATTCACATGCAGACCAGTTTCTTTTTGTTTGAATTTGGAAAATGGTTACATTTTGAAACGACCCTATGTTTTGAAATTAAGGCTCAGCAGGAGGCCTGCTATTTATGAAATGTAACTTAGACCAATGAATGGTTCTTCAAATGTGTTTATTTACCTCAGTACTGTTATGCCAGTATTTGTAATACAGTATAAAATATTGGAGCGATCCTTGCTTTATGAGCACGTTACAATTCACACcaagtgggttaaccctattggtgCAATGGATAGGGTGTTTGCCTTTCACACCAGCCACCCGGGTTCTCCTCCCTGTCCCGCCATTcgctacat
It contains:
- the or129-1 gene encoding odorant receptor 129-1, producing MQNLTDLPGNATNSQKSLSVIIKVCVVIPFFCIFLYCIVVMLHTFASHRHFLDNSRYILFAYMLINDTLQLLSSVLLFLFVMGNVKFAIVYCAPLLFFSTSTFQNTPLILAAMSLERYVAIFYPLQRPAAWRADRIWIIILSLWLVSCILPIVDFSLGETKPGMNVLSTPVLCKTVVLNSSPVQTLFKVSLNGLFFAVVAAIIMFTYMRILLETRKMRQDRASVGKAMHTVLLHGFQLLLCMIAFTHPVTESRISMQAGWLQEHISFFNYFCFILLPRFLSPLIYGLRDESLRGYMRGAVLCCSHRHRISPRAPATKPRVK